One window from the genome of Cryptomeria japonica chromosome 6, Sugi_1.0, whole genome shotgun sequence encodes:
- the LOC131069958 gene encoding ethylene-responsive transcription factor ERF105-like, protein MCKSAEATNMLEIISHFLLGEDDSFSPHSLTTSTSILVEEQQFSAIPIHEENFFRSSPTLCPLNAVSHYCVSGNKRLSSDGNMTLEEAANSAWRSVRPSEEDRKGTKAVTLNNEGEKHYRGVRRNKGRGNFAAEIRNPDKKGSRFWLGTFGTAEAAAKAYDRAAFKMRGSKAILNFPLNVESGCYVDSHSQSSTSLILSNKRCRMSKEQGEC, encoded by the coding sequence ATGTGTAAATCAGCGGAGGCCACAAACATGCTGGAAATAATTTCCCATTTTTTGCTTGGGGAAGATGACTCCTTTTCACCTCACTCTCTCACTACAAGCACTTCCATTTTAGTGGAGGAGCAACAATTCTCTGCAATTCCAATTCATGAAGAAAATTTCTTCCGTTCCTCCCCGACTCTTTGTCCTTTGAATGCGGTCTCGCATTATTGTGTTAGCGGCAACAAACGTCTGTCAAGTGACGGCAATATGACATTGGAGGAAGCTGCAAACAGCGCGTGGAGATCAGTGCGTCCGTCAGAAGAAGACAGAAAAGGCACAAAGGCAGTGACTTTGAATAACGAAGGAGAAAAACATTACAGAGGAGTGAGGAGAAATAAAGGGAGGGGAAATTTTGCTGCAGAGATAAGAAACCCTGATAAGAAAGGCTCCAGATTTTGGCTTGGCACTTTCGGTACTGCGGAAGCTGCTGCCAAGGCATATGACCGTGCGGCGTTTAAAATGCGCGGTAGCAAAGCTATTCTCAACTTTCCCCTCAATGTTGAGTCCGGATGTTATGTAGATTCCCATTCTCAATCTTCCACTTCATTAATCTTGTCAAATAAAAGATGCAGAATGAGCAAAGAACAAGGGGAATGTTAA